Proteins co-encoded in one Setaria viridis chromosome 9, Setaria_viridis_v4.0, whole genome shotgun sequence genomic window:
- the LOC117840455 gene encoding endo-1,4-beta-xylanase 1 has protein sequence MAIGSDPAGLVLGDGAGDDNIILNPEFEDGLDNWTGNGCKIELHDSLDDGKVLPANGKYFVAATGRTDTWNGVQQDVTARMQRKLLYEATATVRLHAAAGGGGVAACEVRATLGVQTADGRQQYLSVGKAQVSDKEWVQLQGKILLNSTVAKASIYIEGPQAGVDVLLDSLVVKHAQKAPPAPAPDFENLEYGANIIQNCNLDDGLNGWFPLGPCTLSVHDGAPRVVPPMAKESLALDDDEPLNGKHIHVTNRTQTWMGPAQIITDKLTLYATYQVSAWVRVGALPAGASPQNINVAVAVDSQWLNGGQVMARDERWYEVGGAFRVEAKPATRVMIYVQGPDAGVDLMVAGLQVFPVDRKVRVKHLKRLTDKVRKRDVVLKVTGADSGGAVKDAAGGGVEVRVRQVSNSFPLGACIMRTNMDNEDFVDFFTKNFNWAVFGNELKWYWTEPQRGQVSYADADDLLRLCSDHGMCVRGHCIFWEVENTVQQWVKTLSTDDLSAAVKSRLDGLLTRYKGKFKHYDVNNEMLHGSFYQDKLGKDIRATMFKTAAELDPDALLFVNDYNVESMCDIRATPEAYIQQIIGLQEQGAPVGGVGLQGHVSNPVGPVIRSVLDRLAVLGLPIWFTEVDVSSANEHVRADDLEVMLREAYAHPAVEGVMLWGFWELFMSRDDAHLVDAEGQVNEAGRRLLQLKREWLTHAHGHADDNGEFKFRGHHGEYHVDVTTPTGKISQTFTVDKDDAPLVLNIKV, from the exons ATGGCGATCGGCAGCGACCCGGCGGGGCTTgtgctcggcgacggcgccggcgacgacaacATCATCCTGAACCCGGAGTTCGAGGACGGATTGGACAACTGGACGGGGAACGGGTGCAAGATCGAGCTGCACGACTCGCTGGACGACGGCAAGGTGCTCCCCGCCAACGGCAAGTACTTCgtggcggcgacggggcggacCGACACGTGGAACGGCGTGCAGCAGGACGTCACGGCGCGGATGCAGCGCAAGCTGCTGTACGAGGCCACGGCCACCGTGCGGCTCCAcgcggccgcgggcggtggcggcgtggcggcgtgcgAGGTGCGCGCCACGCTCGGCGTGCAGACGGCCGACGGCCGGCAGCAGTACCTCAGCGTCGGCAAGGCCCAGGTGTCGGACAAGGAGTGGGTGCAGCTGCAGGGGAAGATCCTGCTCAACTCCACCGTGGCCAAGGCGTCCATCTACATCGAGGGCCCCCAGGCCGGCGTCGACGTGCTCCTCGACAGCCTGGTCGTCAAGCACGCGCAGaaggccccgccggcgccggcgccggacttCGAG AACCTTGAGTACGGCGCCAACATCATCCAGAACTGCAACCTGGACGACGGCCTCAACGGGTGGTTCCCGCTGGGACCCTGCACGCTGTCCGTCCACGACGGCGCGCCACGGGTGGTCCCGCCCATGGCGAAGGAGTCCCTGGCgctggacgacgacgagccgctCAACGGAAAGCACATCCACGTCACCAACCGCACGCAGACGTGGATGGGGCCCGCGCAGATCATCACCGACAAGCTCACCCTCTACGCCACGTACCAGGTGTCCGCCTGGGTCCGCGTCggcgcgctgccggccggcgcctcGCCGCAGAACATcaacgtcgccgtcgccgtcgacagCCAGTGGCTCAACGGCGGCCAGGTCATGGCGCGCGACGAGCGCTGGTACGAGGTCGGCGGCGCGTTCCGCGTCGAGGCCAAGCCGGCCACGCGCGTCATGATCTACGTGCAGGGCCCCGACGCCGGCGTCGACCTCATGGTCGCCGGGCTCCAGGTTTTCCCCGTCGACCGGAAGGTCCGCGTCAAGCACCTTAAGAGGCTCACCGACAAGGTCCGCAAGCGCGACGTCGTGCTGAAGGTGACCGGCGCCGATAGCGGCGGCGCAGTcaaggacgccgccggcggcggcgtggaggtgCGCGTGCGTCAGGTGTCCAACAGCTTCCCGCTGGGCGCGTGCATCATGCGCACCAACATGGACAACGAGGACTTCGTGGACTTCTTCACCAAGAACTTCAACTGGGCGGTGTTCGGGAACGAGCTCAAGTGGTACTGGACGGAGCCGCAGCGCGGTCAGGTGAGctacgccgacgccgacgacctcctccgcctctgctCCGACCACGGCATGTGCGTGCGCGGCCACTGCATCTTCTGGGAGGTGGAGAACACCGTGCAGCAGTGGGTCAAGACGCTGTCCACCGAcgacctctccgccgccgtcaagAGCCGCCTCGACGGGCTGCTCACCCGGTACAAGGGCAAGTTCAAGCACTACGATGTCAACAACGAGATGCTCCACGGGTCCTTCTACCAGGACAAGCTCGGCAAGGACATCCGCGCCACCATGTTCAAGACGGCTGCTGAGCTCGACCCGGACGCCCTGCTCTTCGTCAACGACTACAACGTCGAGAGCATGTGCGACATCCGGGCCACGCCCGAGGCCTACATCCAGCAGATCATCGGGCTGCAGGAGCAGGGCGCGCCGGTGGGAGGCGTCGGGCTGCAGGGCCACGTCAGCAACCCGGTGGGGCCCGTGATCCGGTCGGTGCTCGACCGGCTCGCCGTGCTGGGCCTGCCGATCTGGTTCACGGAGGTGGACGTGTCGTCGGCGAACGAGCACGTGCGCGCTGACGACCTGGAGGTGATGCTGCGGGAGGCGTACGCGCACCCGGCCGTGGAGGGGGTCATGCTCTGGGGGTTCTGGGAGCTCTTCATGAGCCGCGACGACGCGCACCTCGTCGACGCCGAGGGGCAGGTCAAcgaggcggggcggcggctgctgcagcTCAAGCGCGAGTGGCTCACGCACGCGCATGGCCACGCCGACGACAACGGCGAGTTCAAGTTCCGCGGCCACCACGGCGAGTACCACGTCGACGTCACCACGCCCACCGGCAAGATCTCGCAGACATTCACCGTCGACAAGGACGACGCGCCCCTGGTGCTCAACATCAAAGTGTGA
- the LOC117840457 gene encoding EPIDERMAL PATTERNING FACTOR-like protein 2, with product MGHLFLLLLALLLTASAHASTHGHGKAAFAEDKSIVGVIGVIGSRPPSCAGRCRSCGHCEAVQVPISPQELQKKKKLGHGSRAAAAAAAAATGGRTMPASYDDHSNYKPLSWRCKCGRLILDP from the exons ATGGGCCATCTTTTCCTGCTCCTGCTAGCTCTCCTCCTCACTGCCTCCGCGCACGCTTCCACCCACGGCCATGGCAAAGCTGCTTTCGCTGAG GACAAGAGCATCGTAGGCGTCATAGGCGTGATCGGGTCGAGGCCGCCGAGCTGCGCGGGGAGGTGCAGGTCCTGCGGCCACTGCGAGGCGGTGCAGGTGCCCATATCCCCTCAGGAgctgcagaagaagaagaagctcgGCCATGGCAgccgggctgctgctgctgccgccgccgccgccaccggtggAAGAACGATGCCGGCCTCCTACGACGACCACTCCAACTACAAGCCGCTGAGCTGGAGATGCAAGTGTGGGCGGCTCATCTTGGACCCTTGA
- the LOC117837149 gene encoding bisdemethoxycurcumin synthase: MIAPLLSNQIARPAGAINDTRRRLQADGPATVLGIGTANPPNFVRQQDYADYYFRVTKSEHLTDLKAKLRRICYKSPIKKRYFHHTEELLDSHPEFANRTSLSLDARQDILATAVPELAAAAAAKAIAEWGRPATEITDLVVSSYSGAQMPGIDFHLASLLGLRPSVRRTMMYMNGCSGGAAALRLAKDIAENNRGARVLVACAELTLIMFRAPHEAQLGSLVMQALLGDGAGAVVVGADPVSGEQPGFEMVSASQTTIPESKNIAVGRLGADGFLFNPSKELPLLVRENIERCVGDALAPLGTVASWNDLFWAVHPGGPAILDGVEAGLGLDPRKLEASRRVLREYGNMSGPSVIFVLDELRRQQEEMNEMGVMVGLGPGLTVETMALRAIDSQRKV; encoded by the exons ATGATCGCTCCGCTGCTCAGCAACCAAATAGCGAGGCCGGCTGGTGCCATCAACGACACAAGGCGGAGGCTGCAGGCAGACGGCCCGGCCACCGTGCTCGGCATCGGGACGGCGAACCCGCCGAATTTCGTGAGGCAGCAGGATTACGCCGACTACTACTTCCGCGTCACCAAGAGCGAGCATCTCACTGACCTTAAAGCCAAGCTCAGGAGAATAT GCTACAAATCGCCGATCAAGAAACGCTACTTCCACCAcacggaggagctgctcgacagcCACCCCGAGTTCGCCAACCGCACGTCTCTATCCTTGGACGCGCGGCAGGACATCTTGGCCACTGCCGTCCCcgagctcgccgcggccgccgcggcaaaGGCTATCGCCGAGTGGGGCCGGCCAGCGACGGAAATCACCGACCTCGTCGTCAGCAGCTACTCCGGCGCCCAAATGCCCGGCATCGATTTCCACCTCGCGTCCTTGCTCGGCCTCCGCCCTTCCGTGCGCCGCACCATGATGTACATGAACggctgctccggcggcgccgccgcgctccgcctcgccaAGGACATCGCGGAGAACaaccgcggcgcgcgcgtcctCGTGGCCTGCGCCGAGCTCACGCTCATCATGTTCCGCGCGCCCCACGAGGCCCAGCTCGGTTCGCTCGTCATGCAGGCTCTGCTCGGGGACGGCgcgggcgccgtcgtcgtcggcgccgatCCCGTCTCCGGCGAGCAGCCGGGCTTCGAGATGGTGTCGGCTTCGCAGACCACGATACCGGAGAGCAAGAACATAGCCGTGGGCCGGCTCGGCGCGGATGGGTTCCTCTTCAACCCTTCCAAGGAGTTGCCATTACTGGTTCGTGAAAACATCGAGCGATGCGTCGGTGATGCGCTTGCGCCGCTGGGGACTGTCGCGAGCTGGAACGACCTCTTCTGGGCGGTGCATCCGGGTGGGCCCGCCATCTTGGATGgcgtcgaggcggggctcgggTTGGATCCCCGGAAGCTGGAAGCGAGCCGACGGGTACTGCGGGAGTACGGGAACATGTCCGGGCCGTCGGTGATCTTCGTGCTCGATGAGCTCCGCCGCCAGCAAGAGGAGATGAACGAGATGGGCGTCATGGTAGGGCTCGGACCAGGGCTCACTGTCGAGACCATGGCGTTGCGCGCCATAGATAGTCAAAGGAAGGTTTAG